From the genome of Papaver somniferum cultivar HN1 chromosome 2, ASM357369v1, whole genome shotgun sequence, one region includes:
- the LOC113347353 gene encoding protein ACCELERATED CELL DEATH 6-like isoform X2, translating into MGTTTSTMENDIESSVIKLFGNNVYDEEMPIPISSLECMENKSTAAMHAPEEICLTIVDSSPDHHFLHINNEYNYELDYMTVDTPKIQLQHNNVTNDDYNCTEYMASDIPVEIINNDVTSENGGQTDHIKKYQLLYKAALKGDWLTAKRILKADSNAITAKITMNDETVLHVAAASRHSMFVEKLVKLVPLDSLALKNSEGETMLHVVAAAGIIRAAKVMVTKNPNLTQMPDASGWVPLVTAVYTANPLEEKSKKMVHYLCSVTRDEEPSPYSGVAGGSLISITIASNLYDVALNLVQQYPSLATEKNESGYSALEVMAARPSSFTSGSEATTWERFLRSFRVQIHEKDLMHTQALALVKCICKEISLKSSADIFKFFEDSHILEEATRFGAFYIVLECVQTFPDLLCVKMKTNNTILEEAIKYRRENMFNLICEMNAGKKLATSVDGNNNTILHLVAKRADPQQLNSVIGAALQMQRELQWYQEVENIVLQRHRQKKNNEGKTPRALFTEEHKDLLEKAEKWMKDTANSCMIVATLITTVVFAAVFTVPGGNVSDIASSKEGIPIFLNTTSFTVFAVADALALFSSITSVLMFFSILSSRYAEDDFLFSLPKKLITGFVTLFFSIAAMIVAFGAALSIVLEQRWAWAPIPIALFACIPVTLFALLQLPLFVTIVRSTYGTIFRRKDQHMQWAY; encoded by the exons ATgggaacaacaacatcaacaatggAAAACGATATAGAATCGTCAGTTATAAAATTATTTGGAAACAATGTATATGACGAGGAGATGCCGATTCCGATATCGTCATTAGAATGCATGGAGAATAAATCAACAGCAGCAATGCATGCACCAGAAGAAATATGTCTTACTATTGTTGATTCATCACCTGACCATCATTTCCTGCATATTAACAATGAGTATAATTACGAATTGG ACTATATGACTGTCGATACACCAAAGATCCAGCTGCAGCATAATAACGTCACCAATGATGACTACAATTGTACCG AGTATATGGCGAGCGATATCCCAGTTGAGATCATCAACAACGACGTTACCTCtg AGAATGGAGGCCAAACGGACCATATAAAGAAGTACCAGTTACTGTATAAAGCAGCATTAAAAGGTGACTGGCTAACGGCTAAAAGGATTTTGAAGGCAGATTCAAATGCAATAACTGCAAAGATAACAATGAATGATGAGACTGTACTGCACGTAGCTGCAGCTTCGAGGCATTCGATGTTTGTTGAAAAGCTTGTGAAACTCGTGCCGTTAGATTCCCTTGCATTGAAGAACTCTGAAGGCGAAACGATGCTTCATGTTGTAGCAGCTGCAGGAATCATAAGAGCTGCCAAGGTTATGGTGACTAAGAACCCTAACTTGACACAAATGCCAGATGCCAGTGGCTGGGTTCCACTAGTAACTGCTGTTTACACTGCTAACCCGCTGGAAGAGAAAAGTAAGAAGATGGTCCATTATCTTTGCAGTGTCACTAGAGATGAGGAGCCAAGTCCATATTCTGGTGTTGCGGGTGGTAGTCTAATCAGCATAACAATTGCTAGTAATTTATATG ATGTTGCCTTGAATCTGGTCCAGCAATATCCCAGTCTGGCTACTGAAAAAAATGAATCTGGATATAGTGCACTGGAAGTGATGGCGGCAAGGCCTTCTTCATTCACGAGTGGCAGTGAGGCAACAACATGGGAACGCTTCCTCCGCTCAT TTCGCGTTCAAATACATGAAAAGGATTTGATGCATACACAAGCCTTGGCCTTGGTGAAATGTATTTGTAAAGAAATTTCTCTTAAGAGCAGCGCagatatttttaaattttttgaagaTTCACACATCTTAGAGGAAGCTACAAGATTTGGGGCATTCTATATAGTACTGGAGTGTGTTCAGACGTTTCCTGATCTATTATGTGTTAAAATGAAGACCAACAATACCATATTAGAGGAAGCAATAAAATACCGGCGGGAAAATATGTTTAATCTTATATGTGAAATGAATGCGGGTAAAAAGTTGGCTACCTCCGTAGATGGCAACAATAACACCATACTGCATTTGGTTGCAAAGAGAGCAGATCCTCAGCAACTCAATTCAGTTATAGGCGCAGCTCTTCAAATGCAACGAGAGCTTCAGTGGTATCAG GAGGTTGAGAATATTGTATTACAAAGACATagacaaaagaaaaacaatgaGGGCAAGACACCTCGAGCTCTATTTACAGAAGAACACAAGGATTTGTTGGAGAAAGCGGAGAAATGGATGAAAGATACAGCCAATTCATGCATGATTGTAGCCACGCTCATCACTACTGTAGTTTTTGCTGCAGTTTTTACAGTACCAGGAGGAAATGTCAGCGACATTGCTAGCAGTAAGGAGGGAATTCCAATTTTTTTGAACACAACCTCATTCACTGTGTTTGCAGTTGCAGATGCCTTGGCTCTCTTCTCTTCCATCACATCAGTACTTATGTTCTTTTCTATCTTAAGTTCACGTTACGCAGAAGATGATTTCCTCTTTTCGTTGCCAAAAAAATTGATCACTGGTTTCGTAACTCTCTTCTTTTCTATAGCTGCCATGATTGTAGCCTTTGGAGCAGCACTTTCTATTGTGCTTGAGCAAAGATGGGCATGGGCTCCAATTCCTATAGCATTGTTTGCGTGCATACCTGTTACACTGTTTGCTTTATTGCAGCTTCCGTTGTTTGTGACAATCGTTCGTTCTACGTATGGGACAATCTTTCGGAGAAAGGACCAGCATATGCAGTGGGCTTATTAG
- the LOC113347353 gene encoding protein ACCELERATED CELL DEATH 6-like isoform X1, whose amino-acid sequence MGTTTSTMENDIESSVIKLFGNNVYDEEMPIPISSLECMENKSTAAMHAPEEICLTIVDSSPDHHFLHINNEYNYELDYMTVDTPKIQLQHNNVTNDDYNCTEYMASDIPVEIINNDVTSEENGGQTDHIKKYQLLYKAALKGDWLTAKRILKADSNAITAKITMNDETVLHVAAASRHSMFVEKLVKLVPLDSLALKNSEGETMLHVVAAAGIIRAAKVMVTKNPNLTQMPDASGWVPLVTAVYTANPLEEKSKKMVHYLCSVTRDEEPSPYSGVAGGSLISITIASNLYDVALNLVQQYPSLATEKNESGYSALEVMAARPSSFTSGSEATTWERFLRSFRVQIHEKDLMHTQALALVKCICKEISLKSSADIFKFFEDSHILEEATRFGAFYIVLECVQTFPDLLCVKMKTNNTILEEAIKYRRENMFNLICEMNAGKKLATSVDGNNNTILHLVAKRADPQQLNSVIGAALQMQRELQWYQEVENIVLQRHRQKKNNEGKTPRALFTEEHKDLLEKAEKWMKDTANSCMIVATLITTVVFAAVFTVPGGNVSDIASSKEGIPIFLNTTSFTVFAVADALALFSSITSVLMFFSILSSRYAEDDFLFSLPKKLITGFVTLFFSIAAMIVAFGAALSIVLEQRWAWAPIPIALFACIPVTLFALLQLPLFVTIVRSTYGTIFRRKDQHMQWAY is encoded by the exons ATgggaacaacaacatcaacaatggAAAACGATATAGAATCGTCAGTTATAAAATTATTTGGAAACAATGTATATGACGAGGAGATGCCGATTCCGATATCGTCATTAGAATGCATGGAGAATAAATCAACAGCAGCAATGCATGCACCAGAAGAAATATGTCTTACTATTGTTGATTCATCACCTGACCATCATTTCCTGCATATTAACAATGAGTATAATTACGAATTGG ACTATATGACTGTCGATACACCAAAGATCCAGCTGCAGCATAATAACGTCACCAATGATGACTACAATTGTACCG AGTATATGGCGAGCGATATCCCAGTTGAGATCATCAACAACGACGTTACCTCtg AAGAGAATGGAGGCCAAACGGACCATATAAAGAAGTACCAGTTACTGTATAAAGCAGCATTAAAAGGTGACTGGCTAACGGCTAAAAGGATTTTGAAGGCAGATTCAAATGCAATAACTGCAAAGATAACAATGAATGATGAGACTGTACTGCACGTAGCTGCAGCTTCGAGGCATTCGATGTTTGTTGAAAAGCTTGTGAAACTCGTGCCGTTAGATTCCCTTGCATTGAAGAACTCTGAAGGCGAAACGATGCTTCATGTTGTAGCAGCTGCAGGAATCATAAGAGCTGCCAAGGTTATGGTGACTAAGAACCCTAACTTGACACAAATGCCAGATGCCAGTGGCTGGGTTCCACTAGTAACTGCTGTTTACACTGCTAACCCGCTGGAAGAGAAAAGTAAGAAGATGGTCCATTATCTTTGCAGTGTCACTAGAGATGAGGAGCCAAGTCCATATTCTGGTGTTGCGGGTGGTAGTCTAATCAGCATAACAATTGCTAGTAATTTATATG ATGTTGCCTTGAATCTGGTCCAGCAATATCCCAGTCTGGCTACTGAAAAAAATGAATCTGGATATAGTGCACTGGAAGTGATGGCGGCAAGGCCTTCTTCATTCACGAGTGGCAGTGAGGCAACAACATGGGAACGCTTCCTCCGCTCAT TTCGCGTTCAAATACATGAAAAGGATTTGATGCATACACAAGCCTTGGCCTTGGTGAAATGTATTTGTAAAGAAATTTCTCTTAAGAGCAGCGCagatatttttaaattttttgaagaTTCACACATCTTAGAGGAAGCTACAAGATTTGGGGCATTCTATATAGTACTGGAGTGTGTTCAGACGTTTCCTGATCTATTATGTGTTAAAATGAAGACCAACAATACCATATTAGAGGAAGCAATAAAATACCGGCGGGAAAATATGTTTAATCTTATATGTGAAATGAATGCGGGTAAAAAGTTGGCTACCTCCGTAGATGGCAACAATAACACCATACTGCATTTGGTTGCAAAGAGAGCAGATCCTCAGCAACTCAATTCAGTTATAGGCGCAGCTCTTCAAATGCAACGAGAGCTTCAGTGGTATCAG GAGGTTGAGAATATTGTATTACAAAGACATagacaaaagaaaaacaatgaGGGCAAGACACCTCGAGCTCTATTTACAGAAGAACACAAGGATTTGTTGGAGAAAGCGGAGAAATGGATGAAAGATACAGCCAATTCATGCATGATTGTAGCCACGCTCATCACTACTGTAGTTTTTGCTGCAGTTTTTACAGTACCAGGAGGAAATGTCAGCGACATTGCTAGCAGTAAGGAGGGAATTCCAATTTTTTTGAACACAACCTCATTCACTGTGTTTGCAGTTGCAGATGCCTTGGCTCTCTTCTCTTCCATCACATCAGTACTTATGTTCTTTTCTATCTTAAGTTCACGTTACGCAGAAGATGATTTCCTCTTTTCGTTGCCAAAAAAATTGATCACTGGTTTCGTAACTCTCTTCTTTTCTATAGCTGCCATGATTGTAGCCTTTGGAGCAGCACTTTCTATTGTGCTTGAGCAAAGATGGGCATGGGCTCCAATTCCTATAGCATTGTTTGCGTGCATACCTGTTACACTGTTTGCTTTATTGCAGCTTCCGTTGTTTGTGACAATCGTTCGTTCTACGTATGGGACAATCTTTCGGAGAAAGGACCAGCATATGCAGTGGGCTTATTAG